The region CGATCAGCCCTTTGGGCAGGTCCAGTTCAAGAATGTTTGAATTTTGTGTGGACCTGAGCAGCAGCAGATAACTGGCCAGCCGGGCCGGAACTTCACTTAAGCTCAACGCTGCGATCTGATTGACCAACTGGCGCAATCTGCCTGAAAGCAGGGCCAGCATGGACATGGCAAGGTCCGGATCTTCACGGATGACCTTTTCAAAGCGATCACGTGGAAAATAGAGCAACCTTGCTTTAGTAAGGGTTACAGCGCTTGCAGGATAACGGGTTCCCTGAAATACAGGAACTTCTCCGAAAATATCTCCCCCCTCGAAAATATGGATGATCTGTTCCTTACCAGCCAGCGACTCACGGTAAACTTTCACTTTTCCTGATTCAATGGAATAAAAACCAGTGGCATCGCTACCGGCTGTGAAAATCTGTTCCCCTTTTTTAAGCTCACGGGGGACAAGAATAAGTTCCAATTTTCTCTGTTGTTCAGCGCTTAGCCCTGCGAAGAGGCTTATTTTGTCAAGATCATGTGTCTTTTTCATTACAATATTCTTTTATAATTAATGGTGTTCAATAAATGACTTAAGTCAGGTTCTATGTCTAAAAATTACTCTATACTCAACTAACTGATAAAATGAAGAAAGGAAATATCATGAATAAAGTCTCTGAAATAAATGTCTGCCGCGGGTCAGGTGATGAAGGATGTCGTTTTGCCTTGTTTATAGACGAAGATTTTGCGCAGCGTATTGAAAAAACAATCGATACCAGTGGTTGGCCGGAATTCTTGAAAAATAGATTCGGGGAGAAAATTTCCAGGCATAAAATGGTTTCAGTCAGCGCGGCAGCATGTCCGAACGGATGTTCCAGACCGCATATTGCAGATATCGGGTTAATACGGTCCTGTGTGCCAGTTATCGAGCACGAAGGCTGTGTGGGCTGTGAGGAATGTGTGCGTAACTGTCCTGATGAAGCTATGCAAATGGTCGACGGAAAAATCGTTATTACCCGTGAGAAGTGTCTGGTCTGCGGATATTGTGTTAATGTCTGTCCCACCGAGGTCATCTCCTGCTCCCGCAGTGGCTGGCGTTTTCTGGTCGGAGGCAGGTTGGGCCGTCATCCCCGTCTGGCTACTGAACTGCCCGGTGTCTTTACCAGTGATGAAGCACTGGACCTTATTTCCAGATGCATGAAAATATGGATGGAGAATTACGTGGACGGCAAACGTTTCGGCTGGGTCATGGAACGGGTCGGGCACGATAAACTTCTGCTGGAATAAATGACAACACTTTTATTTATATCTTTCGCTTACCTGATGCTGGGCGCGCATGCACTGCGTGGCGGCGATTACGGTCTTGTCTTTTTTATCCTCGGTGCGGCGGGACTGGCGTTCAGCCGGGAGCGATGGGCCGGTAATATCACCGGAGTATTGCTGGGTTGCGGATCGCTTCTCTGGCTGGAAAAGGGGGCTGCGCTGATAGCTCTGCGGGTAAATACCGGAGGAGAATGGATCAGGCTGGCTTTGATTATGGGGGCGTTGTATTCCTTTACACTTTTTGTCTGTGTATATTGTTTTTCCCCATCCGGGAGAGCGAGATTCAATCGCGCTGAAGAGCAGGGCTGGTTTCGGGCTTCCATCTTTTTGCTGGCTGCCTTGTTGCTGGAAATTACCCGCAACAAGGTGCATTTCCCCATTCTACTTGCGGACCGTTTCTTCCCGGGGTGGGGCAGGGCGGAGATTTTCCTGCTGGCCTTTTATGCTTCGTGGCTGGGCGGCAGGATGTATAAGCCGGAAGGGGCGAAGGCTATGCGTCCGCGCATATGGGCTTTGTTTTCGCTGGTCTTTTTCGGACAGCTACTTCTCGGCCTTTCAGGATTCGAACAATTCTTGATGACTGGAAAGCTGCATCTTCCCGTGCCTGCTCTCATCGCCGCCGGACCGGTTTATCGCGGTTCCGGTTTTTTCATGCCCATCCTTTTTACTGTGTCAGTTCTTTTGGTGGGTCCGGCGTGGTGCAGCCATCTTTGCTATATCGGAGCATGGGACGACCAATGTAGCCGCATCGGTAAATTAAGGCCGGCAAAGGATTTCAATTCCCGGTTGATCTGGGTTCGGCTCGTATTACTGGTGCTGGTAGTTCTTTGCGCGTGGGCAATGCGGGCAGCGGGAGTTTCCTCTTTTTTCGCAGTCTGGTCCGCGGCTCTGTTCGGTTTACTGGGCATAATGATCATGCTGTTTATCTCACGCAGAATGGGGATGATGATCCACTGCACGACTTTCTGTCCCATGGGGATAGTTTCCAATCTGCTGGGACGTATCTCTTTGTGGCGGATGAAGATTTCCGCTGATTGCTGCAAATGTATGAAGTGCAGCAGGGCCTGTCGCTACGGCGCTCTTCAACCGAAAGACATCGAAGCCGGACGTCCCGGTCTTTCCTGCACTCTTTGCGGCGATTGTATTTCGAGCTGCTCCGGCTCCAGTCTTGGTTATAGTTTGCCCTTCATAAATGCCGGTACTTCTCGCAGGGTTTTTCTGGTGATGGTTATAGCCTTACATGCTCTTTTTTTGGGAGTGGCGCGTATTTAATTAATTTAATTAGTTTTATGGTTCAAAAATACTTTACAAAGCCCTGTTAGGAATTATTCTTAATAGGGCTTTCTCATTTGGTTGCAAAAATTGTTTAATATTGTTTGTGGGTATGGTAATTTCTTACTTGCATTGTCTGCATTAGATTTTATGCACAAGGAGTTAAAAATATGGGTCGTACTGTAGTTGTTGATGTTGACCTTTGTATCGGCTGCGAAGCCTGTGTTGAAGAATGTCCCGATGTATTTTCCATGGGCCCCGGAGATCTGGCCCAGGTTATCAACCCTGAAGGAGCTGATGAGAAGTGTATCGAATCAGCAATGGAGATGTGTCCTGTTAACTGTATTATTTGGGAAGATTAAAAAGTCATAAAAAAATCTTTCCCTTGACCTGAATCAAATACTTTTGAGCGTTGTTTTCCTAATTTGGAGTCAACGAATGAGAAATCAATCCTGAGTGCGGTTGGAGTGCTGATTTCAACCGCCTCGGTCAATTTAAAGAAAGTATTTAACGTGAAGGGAAAAAGTTATGGCATTTGATCTGAATCAAATACTTAAAAAGGTTACTTCGTTATTCAGTAATGAAGAAGTAGAAACCAAATTACCTGAAAAGGAGTTAAGAATGTTTTGCAACCAGTGTGAACAG is a window of Maridesulfovibrio sp. DNA encoding:
- a CDS encoding 4Fe-4S binding protein — protein: MTTLLFISFAYLMLGAHALRGGDYGLVFFILGAAGLAFSRERWAGNITGVLLGCGSLLWLEKGAALIALRVNTGGEWIRLALIMGALYSFTLFVCVYCFSPSGRARFNRAEEQGWFRASIFLLAALLLEITRNKVHFPILLADRFFPGWGRAEIFLLAFYASWLGGRMYKPEGAKAMRPRIWALFSLVFFGQLLLGLSGFEQFLMTGKLHLPVPALIAAGPVYRGSGFFMPILFTVSVLLVGPAWCSHLCYIGAWDDQCSRIGKLRPAKDFNSRLIWVRLVLLVLVVLCAWAMRAAGVSSFFAVWSAALFGLLGIMIMLFISRRMGMMIHCTTFCPMGIVSNLLGRISLWRMKISADCCKCMKCSRACRYGALQPKDIEAGRPGLSCTLCGDCISSCSGSSLGYSLPFINAGTSRRVFLVMVIALHALFLGVARI
- a CDS encoding 4Fe-4S dicluster domain-containing protein — its product is MNKVSEINVCRGSGDEGCRFALFIDEDFAQRIEKTIDTSGWPEFLKNRFGEKISRHKMVSVSAAACPNGCSRPHIADIGLIRSCVPVIEHEGCVGCEECVRNCPDEAMQMVDGKIVITREKCLVCGYCVNVCPTEVISCSRSGWRFLVGGRLGRHPRLATELPGVFTSDEALDLISRCMKIWMENYVDGKRFGWVMERVGHDKLLLE
- a CDS encoding Crp/Fnr family transcriptional regulator — encoded protein: MKKTHDLDKISLFAGLSAEQQRKLELILVPRELKKGEQIFTAGSDATGFYSIESGKVKVYRESLAGKEQIIHIFEGGDIFGEVPVFQGTRYPASAVTLTKARLLYFPRDRFEKVIREDPDLAMSMLALLSGRLRQLVNQIAALSLSEVPARLASYLLLLRSTQNSNILELDLPKGLIASYLGTIQETLSRVFKKMSEQGLIKVERKTVEIIDEAALELIASGEQQL
- a CDS encoding ferredoxin, which gives rise to MGRTVVVDVDLCIGCEACVEECPDVFSMGPGDLAQVINPEGADEKCIESAMEMCPVNCIIWED